A region of uncultured Draconibacterium sp. DNA encodes the following proteins:
- a CDS encoding TIM-barrel domain-containing protein gives MIKLITTAFCLFFFMVAAKAQTNNPVADPDAIVTSGTMRFTVLTPEMIRIEQSDSSKFEDRASFVVVNRRLPVPAYSTKTEAGYLYILTSKLELKYRLDSDPLVNDPCDPNLQITLNVNGAPETWFPTKVDPYNLKGTCRTLDGAEGDVRKRLEDGLISRSGWAVIDEQQARNDGSYSLMFDGSDTVDWVAQRADPNSMDMYFMGYGHDYKKALYDFTLIAGKIPLPSQYVFGYWYSKYQRYSEQDFRDIVNDIQANNIPMDVLVIDMDWHMDGYNNRTDQTEWTGWTWNKELFPDPQGFVDWIHSQNLKTTLNLHPADGIGIYEENFTQLANDLGVSTSQTIPWNIENKKFYKAFFKDILRPLENMGIDFWWLDWQQWMIARNEPHLGNTFWLNHVFFNDKKFHSKDRPLIFHRWGGLGNHRYQIGFSGDAASTFSTLAFEPYFTATAANVGYGYWSHDIGGHMKTADSNNPELYLRWIQYGVFSPILRTHATNDPSIERRIWMYDNFPLMREAIELRYALIPYIYTYARYSYDTGISLCRPMYYDYPESEEAYTFEGEYMFGNDILAAPVCKSAEGEPTVGQTIWLPGGTWYEVATDSLLSGNQIITRYFAEGQIPYYYRKGAVIPLYPPIKHLNDRPTKIIVQFAPGENGECSLYEDENNNSNYESGSFTKTLISQTTVDGVSTYTVNARTGSFAGMPDSRSFQFEMLGKNEPASVTVNGSDVAYDYDPNTRKIVVEVEGVSYSSLPLRVVVVNN, from the coding sequence ATGATAAAACTAATTACAACTGCTTTTTGCCTTTTCTTTTTTATGGTTGCGGCAAAAGCACAAACGAATAATCCAGTGGCTGATCCTGATGCTATTGTCACTTCAGGAACGATGAGGTTTACAGTATTAACACCTGAGATGATACGTATTGAGCAAAGCGATTCCAGTAAATTCGAAGACCGAGCATCGTTTGTAGTGGTAAATCGTCGTTTGCCCGTGCCTGCTTACAGTACTAAAACCGAGGCAGGGTATCTGTACATTTTAACCAGTAAACTGGAACTAAAATATAGATTGGATTCAGATCCTTTGGTGAATGATCCTTGTGACCCGAATTTACAAATTACCTTGAATGTAAATGGAGCCCCTGAAACCTGGTTTCCTACAAAAGTTGATCCTTACAACCTGAAAGGAACATGTCGTACGTTAGACGGTGCCGAAGGCGATGTGAGAAAGAGACTGGAGGATGGACTTATTTCGCGCTCCGGCTGGGCTGTGATCGATGAGCAACAGGCACGTAATGACGGTAGTTACAGTTTAATGTTCGATGGAAGCGATACGGTTGATTGGGTGGCTCAACGTGCCGATCCTAATTCAATGGATATGTACTTTATGGGCTATGGACATGATTATAAAAAAGCGCTTTACGATTTCACACTTATTGCAGGAAAAATACCCTTGCCTTCGCAGTATGTTTTTGGTTATTGGTATTCAAAATATCAACGCTATAGTGAACAGGATTTTCGTGACATTGTAAATGATATTCAGGCCAACAATATTCCGATGGATGTGCTGGTAATTGATATGGACTGGCATATGGACGGGTACAACAACCGCACCGACCAGACAGAATGGACCGGATGGACCTGGAACAAAGAATTGTTTCCCGATCCCCAGGGTTTCGTCGACTGGATACATAGCCAGAACCTAAAAACAACACTTAACCTGCACCCTGCCGATGGTATTGGTATTTATGAAGAAAATTTCACCCAATTGGCGAACGACCTGGGGGTGTCAACATCTCAAACGATTCCATGGAATATCGAGAATAAAAAATTCTATAAAGCATTCTTCAAAGATATTTTGCGGCCACTCGAAAACATGGGAATTGACTTCTGGTGGCTCGACTGGCAACAATGGATGATTGCCCGAAATGAACCGCATCTCGGAAATACCTTTTGGTTAAACCATGTTTTCTTCAACGATAAAAAATTCCATTCTAAAGATCGGCCATTGATATTTCACCGCTGGGGAGGGTTAGGTAACCATCGCTACCAGATTGGATTTTCCGGTGATGCTGCCAGCACATTTTCAACCCTGGCTTTTGAACCTTATTTCACAGCTACAGCCGCTAATGTTGGATATGGCTACTGGAGTCATGATATAGGTGGACACATGAAAACGGCTGATTCAAATAATCCTGAACTATACCTTCGATGGATTCAATACGGAGTGTTTTCGCCTATTCTGCGTACCCATGCAACTAATGATCCGTCAATTGAACGCCGAATATGGATGTACGACAATTTTCCGTTGATGCGTGAAGCTATTGAGTTGCGATATGCCCTGATTCCATATATCTATACTTATGCACGTTATTCTTACGATACCGGAATTTCGCTTTGCCGACCGATGTATTATGATTATCCTGAATCAGAGGAGGCTTACACTTTCGAAGGAGAATATATGTTTGGTAACGACATTCTGGCGGCTCCTGTTTGCAAATCTGCGGAAGGCGAGCCAACGGTCGGCCAAACCATCTGGCTGCCGGGAGGAACATGGTATGAAGTGGCAACCGATTCTCTGCTTTCTGGGAACCAGATCATTACACGTTATTTTGCCGAGGGACAAATCCCATATTATTATCGTAAAGGTGCTGTTATTCCACTGTACCCACCCATAAAACATCTTAATGACAGACCCACGAAGATTATTGTGCAGTTTGCCCCGGGAGAAAATGGTGAATGTTCGTTATACGAAGACGAGAACAACAACAGCAACTACGAGTCAGGGAGTTTTACTAAAACGCTTATTTCACAAACAACAGTTGACGGAGTCAGCACTTATACTGTGAATGCACGTACCGGATCATTTGCAGGAATGCCTGATTCACGTTCGTTCCAATTCGAAATGCTCGGCAAAAATGAACCTGCAAGTGTAACCGTAAATGGAAGCGATGTAGCGTATGACTACGATCCGAACACTCGGAAAATTGTAGTTGAGGTTGAAGGTGTGTCATATAGTTCATTACCATTACGTGTTGTAGTCGTTAATAACTAA
- a CDS encoding SusF/SusE family outer membrane protein produces MKRIILFLLATCAVFTLQAKDWTIIGEALENDTTLLEQDATNTNVYKYMGEITTGEFKLSDGTNVYIPVCGINDPMGQQIGMEIQVDTSQVGFGVKYVNPSKIYIITLVDGPDPTLEVEVAEIYTHLYMVGGPVNTTGSGWQLSDALELEKDTADQFVFYYRGFLKYNSSGDEPGSIKFLTSKSSWSPAFHPAGSGNEPLIGAAKMRLDGDDTKWEIPVDGSGNGYYVIKLNTLEETIEVQFTPSDADYPSVVYLTGDAMPCGWVNDYPETMTTTNLLEGRYQWTGNVVPGQFKFLKAKNYWGSCYVSLVEDQLIESGWSYPVIYEGWGETSVNDYKFRISEAATCTISLDLFEMKVRVSYGTTVGINDLENQTGKYSIIGYNGTIKASSPDLLPMKIMVYSIDGRMKYSNSFVSNTEFRIQKGFYIVVLTDLQNRVCKKEKLIL; encoded by the coding sequence ATGAAACGAATTATCTTATTTCTGCTGGCTACATGCGCCGTTTTTACGCTACAAGCTAAAGACTGGACCATTATCGGAGAAGCACTGGAAAATGACACTACGCTTTTGGAGCAAGATGCTACCAATACCAATGTGTATAAGTATATGGGAGAAATAACTACCGGGGAGTTTAAGCTTTCTGATGGAACTAATGTTTATATCCCTGTCTGCGGTATAAATGACCCAATGGGACAACAGATAGGAATGGAAATACAAGTGGACACGAGTCAGGTTGGCTTTGGAGTTAAGTATGTAAACCCGTCAAAAATTTACATAATAACATTAGTCGATGGACCCGATCCTACATTAGAAGTTGAAGTAGCCGAAATTTATACGCATTTGTATATGGTAGGAGGACCGGTTAATACAACTGGTTCTGGCTGGCAACTCAGTGATGCGCTTGAATTGGAAAAGGATACAGCGGATCAGTTTGTTTTTTATTACCGTGGATTTTTAAAGTACAATAGTTCCGGTGATGAACCTGGCTCTATAAAATTTCTTACTTCAAAAAGTAGTTGGAGTCCGGCATTTCATCCTGCAGGTTCAGGTAATGAGCCACTGATCGGGGCAGCGAAAATGCGGCTGGATGGTGATGATACGAAATGGGAGATACCTGTTGACGGAAGTGGAAACGGATACTATGTTATTAAACTGAATACGCTCGAGGAAACCATTGAAGTGCAATTTACTCCATCGGATGCAGATTATCCTTCTGTCGTTTATTTAACAGGTGATGCCATGCCGTGTGGCTGGGTGAACGATTACCCCGAAACAATGACTACTACCAATCTTTTGGAAGGTAGATACCAATGGACTGGAAATGTGGTGCCCGGACAGTTCAAATTTTTGAAAGCAAAAAATTACTGGGGAAGTTGTTATGTGTCATTAGTTGAAGACCAGCTGATTGAATCTGGATGGTCATATCCTGTTATATACGAAGGTTGGGGTGAAACATCTGTGAACGATTATAAGTTCAGAATCTCCGAGGCGGCTACATGTACCATTTCCCTGGACTTGTTTGAGATGAAAGTTCGGGTATCGTATGGGACAACAGTTGGTATAAACGACTTGGAAAATCAAACAGGAAAATATAGCATTATCGGATATAATGGAACGATAAAAGCAAGTAGCCCCGATTTATTGCCCATGAAAATTATGGTTTATAGCATTGATGGGCGAATGAAATATAGTAACAGTTTTGTGTCAAATACCGAATTTAGAATTCAGAAAGGTTTCTACATCGTAGTACTTACTGACCTTCAAAATCGGGTATGCAAAAAGGAGAAACTTATTCTGTAG